NNNNNNNNNNNNNNNNNNNNNNNNNNNNNNNNNNNNNNNNNNNNNNNNNNNNNNNNNNNNNNNNNNNNNNNNNNNNNNNNNNNNNNNNNNNNNNNNNNNNNNNNNNNNNNNNNNNNNNNNNNNNNNNNNNNNNNNNNNNNNNNNNNNNNNNNNNNNNNNNNNNNNNNNNNNNNNNNNNNNNNNNNNNNNNNNNNNNNNNNNNNNNNNNNNNNNNNNNNNNNNNNNNNNNNNNNNNNNNNNNNNNNNNNNNNNNNNNNNNNNNNNNNNNNNNNNNNNNNNNNNNNNNNNNNNNNNNNNNNNNNNNNNNNNNNNNNNNNNNNNNNNNNNNNNNNNNNNNNNNNNNNNNNNNNNNNNNNNNNNNNNNNNNNNNNNNNNNNNNNNNNNNNNNNNNNNNNNNNNNNNNNNNNNNNNNNNNNNNNNNNNNNNNNNNNNNNNNNNNNNNNNNNNNNNNNNNNNNNNNNNNNNNNNNNNNNNNNNNNNNNNNNNNNNNNNNNNNNNNNNNNNNNNNNNNNNNNNNNNNNNNNNNNNNNNNNNNNNNNNNNNNNNNNNNNNNNNNNNNNNNNNNNNNNNNNNNNNNNNNNNNNNNNNNNNNNNNNNNNNNNNNNNNNNNNNNNNNNNNNNNNNNNNNNNNNNNNNNNNNNNNNNNNNNNNNNNNNNNNNNNNNNNNNNNNNNNNNNNNNNNNNNNNNNNNNNNNNNNNNNNNNNNNNNNNNNNNNNNNNNNNNNNNNNNNNNNNNNNNNNNNNNNNNNNNNNNNNNNNNNNNNNNNNNNNNNNNNNNNNNNNNNNNNNNNNNNNNNNNNNNNNNNNNNNNNNNNNNGAAGCCGCAAACCTCTTCGACACCTCCGGCGTGAAGTCCTGGACCAGCTGAGCCAAACATGTGGTGTAGCTTCCACAAGTCTAAGGCACATGATACAAGGAACTGCAGGCATTTGTTAGACGCCCTCTTCTCGTCGTACGAAAAGGGAACGTCAAACGTCGAACTCCCTAAGCCTAGGCCCAACGGcaccaagagctggagcaaaaacaaagaaaagaaaactcacaAGAATCANNNNNNNNNNNNNNNNNNNNNNNNNNNNNNNNNNNNNNNNNNNNNNNNNNNNNNNNNNNNNNNNNNNNNNNNNNNNNNNNNNNNNNNNNTACTCGCCTAGAGACTTGAGGACTCGACTGAGAAATAAACGAGTCGTCGAGTCTAACTTCCTAAACGTAATCATGGGTGGCTCACCTCCTTGCGGTGATTCCGTCCGGTCTGTAAAGGACCATCGCCGACAAGCAGTAACCTCGAAGAAATGGCAATCAAAACACGAGAACGATTCCTCAATCACTTTCTCGCCAGACGATGCCATCGGCGTCCATTTACCTCACAACGACCCACTGCTAGTCGAGGTAGGAATTACGAAGTGTGACGTCGCTAAAGTGTTGATTGACACAGGCAGTTCAGTCGATTTAATCTGTCGAGATACGCTCGATAAGATGGAAGTCGACCTGCGCGACATGAAACGATCATCTCGCTCCCTTACAGGATTCAACGGTGCTTCTGAGACAATGATTGGTACAATCAAACTCCCCGTCTATGCCTGCGGAGTGATACGCACGGTCAAATTCTCAGTCATCCGAATGAAAGCTCCTTACAACGCGATCCTTAGAACCCCCTGGTTACATTCTGTTAAGGCAGTGTCTTCGACGTATCATCAGTGCGTGAAGTTTCCAGGACGAAACGGTGAAGTGCAGACGCTTCGCGGAGACCAGCAGGCCGCTCGCGAACTACTCATCGCAACGGTGAAAATGCAACAATCAACTCCTCGCATCAACGCGATAGCAAAGCAAATTCAACCTCAGAAAGACGAGATTTTAGAAGTCACCATCGACGACTCTGATAAGAGCAAAGTAGTCCGAGTCGGAGCCTTCCTCAACGAAGAGATGCAACGCGCAGTCATCGACTTTCTCAAGGAGAACGCTTCAACGTTTGCTTGGGCGACATCGGATATGAAAGGAATAAACCCCGCCATCACATCCCACGAGTTGAATGTCGATCCAACCATCAAACCCACTCGCCAGAAGAGACGAAAGCTAGGTCACGACCGAAGCAAAGCTGTCGACGAAGAAGTTGAGCGACTCCTCGCAGCTAGCTCAATCACCGAGGTGCGATACCCCGAGTGACTAGCTAACCCGGTCGTcataaagaagaagaacgggaagtggcgcgTTTGCGTCGATTTTACCGATTTGAACAGAGCTTGCCCAAAAGACAGTTACCCCCTCCCGCATATCGACAGACTCGTCGAGTCGACTGCTGGGAATGAACTCCTGACTTTCATGGACGCATTTTCTGgttacaatcagatcatgatgcNNNNNNNNNNNNNNNNNNNNNNNNNNNNNNNNNNNNNNNNNNNNNNNNNNNNNNNNNNNNNNNNNNNNNNNNNNNNNNNNNNNNNNNNNNNNNNNNNNNNNNNNNNNNNNNNNNNNNNNNNNNNNNNNNNNNNNNNNNNNNNNNNNNNNNNNNNNNNNNNNNNNNNNNNNNNNNNNNNNNNNNNNNNNNNNNNNNNNNNNNNNNNNNNNNNNNNNNNNNNNNNNNNNNNNNNNNNNNNNNNNNNNNNNNNNNNNNNNNNNNNNNNNNNNNNNNNNNNNNNNNNNNNNNNNNNNNNNNNNNNNNNNNNNNNNNNNNNNNNNNNNNNNNNNNNNNNNNNNNNNNNNNNNNNNNNNNNNNNNNNNNNNNNNNNNNNNNNNNNNNNNNNNNNNNNNNNNNNNNN
The Brassica oleracea var. oleracea cultivar TO1000 unplaced genomic scaffold, BOL UnpScaffold01219, whole genome shotgun sequence DNA segment above includes these coding regions:
- the LOC106321095 gene encoding uncharacterized protein LOC106321095, yielding MGGSPPCGDSVRSVKDHRRQAVTSKKWQSKHENDSSITFSPDDAIGVHLPHNDPLLVEVGITKCDVAKVLIDTGSSVDLICRDTLDKMEVDLRDMKRSSRSLTGFNGASETMIGTIKLPVYACGVIRTVKFSVIRMKAPYNAILRTPWLHSVKAVSSTYHQCVKFPGRNGEVQTLRGDQQAARELLIATVKMQQSTPRINAIAKQIQPQKDEILEVTIDDSDKSKVVRVGAFLNEEMQRAVIDFLKENASTFAWATSDMKGINPAITSHELNVDPTIKPTRQKRRKLGHDRSKAVDEEVERLLAASSITEVRYPE